The following coding sequences lie in one Triticum urartu cultivar G1812 unplaced genomic scaffold, Tu2.1 TuUngrouped_contig_6179, whole genome shotgun sequence genomic window:
- the LOC125530251 gene encoding putative disease resistance protein At1g50180 produces MAEFAVSTVLANVGNLAVQGTSFVCAVTFEVAVLKDELMRMQAYLKDAESKRRSGNARVAVLVSQIRDAAYEAENAIAAAEYMKKRNMIKKGFKAAVSRYARLPGDLTTLRKVGVKIQRVRRKLNEIFQSVERLNIDLDIQDVDECLEDYDLAHQNFKDDFVMVGFENEYREIVNKLVQGGNMLSAISIVAMGGAGKTTVARKVYTASGVKQHFEVLVWVTVSEKFKVIDLLKEIVKQIPSDVGLSINDEMNEYEVGKKIHDILIKKRYLVVLDDVWETDTWEQINRTIKAFPDAANFSRVLLTTRKEDVANHVEMPTHVHSLRCLDEEKSWELLSSKALPSYKRSNIHDLDKFENLGRKLTKKCDGLPLALAVLGGYLSKNLNTQAWSDVLLGWPSTKDTQMMWGIIARSYKDLPNHYLRSCFLYLAAFPEDFIISVSDLINLWIAESLIPHTPKHILEETARKYVTELTQRSLVQVVETNDIYGWIEKIKIHDILRDWCIEEATQDGFLDVIDETTRGQDGAPSSYNLISYRSSFQNSSEQILQASPNLRALFGFGLLSISFPKLRFLRVLHVENARLENSSEVIGGCVHLRHLGLRRCRNVVIPSSVRKLLYLQTIDLAGVFRHESEVSNSLWDIPTLRYIDIPRISLPRSVQFQKSLRELHMFASIYEIEKDPMPILEMLPCLVMLGLNGFKAETMSFKAQGFPRLQELTLEMCSINWRMEVGAMPKLFHLSFKRCPQMDGIPKGLLHLPSLRSVSLRDLRKYYLSDKTVKGLKQKGCEVKESRTPF; encoded by the exons ATGGCCGAGTTCGCTGTTAGCACCGTTCTTGCAAACGTGGGCAATCTTGCTGTTCAGGGGACAAGTTTTGTATGCGCGGTCACCTTTGAAGTGGCAGTCCTGAAAGATGAGCTAATGCGAATGCAGGCCTACCTCAAAGATGCCGAGAGCAAACGGAGATCTGGAAATGCAAGAGTTGCTGTTCTTGTGAGCCAGATTAGGGATGCCGCATATGAGGCTGAGAATGCCATCGCAGCTGCAGAGTACATGAAGAAGAGAAACATGATAAAGAAGGGCTTCAAGGCTGCAGTCTCAAGGTATGCTCGCTTACCGGGTGATTTGACTACCCTTCGTAAAGTTGGTGTTAAAATTCAGCGTGTAAGAAGGAAGCTCAATGAGATATTTCAGAGTGTAGAACGCTTGAATATTGACTTGGATATTCAAGATGTGGACGAGTGTCTAGAAGATTATGACCTTGCACACCAAAACTTTAAGGATGATTTTGTCATGGTTGGTTTCGAGAACGAGTACAGAGAAATAGTCAATAAGTTAGTTCAGGGGGGGAATATGCTTAGTGCTATCTCCATAGTTGCTATGGGTGGTGCAGGAAAAACGACAGTTGCTAGAAAAGTGTACACTGCATCCGGAGTCAAACAACACTTCGAGGTGCTTGTTTGGGTGACTGTTTCTGAAAAATTCAAGGTCATTGATTTACTAAAGGAAATTGTGAAGCAAATACCGAGTGATGTTGGTCTGTCTATAAATGATGAAATGAATGAGTATGAGGTGGGAAAGAAGATCCATGATATCCTCATCAAGAAAAGATACTTGGTAGTTCTCGATGATGTGTGGGAAACAGATACATGGGAGCAAATAAATAGAACAATTAAGGCCTTTCCAGATGCGGCTAACTTTAGTAGAGTACTATTAACTacaagaaaagaagatgttgcgAATCACGTTGAAATGCCAACCCATGTTCATTCTTTGAGATGTTTAGATGAAGAGAAAAGCTGGGAACTTCTTAGTAGCAAAGCCTTACCATCATACAAAAGGTCAAACATACATGATCTGGATAAGTTTGAAAACTTAGGGAGAAAGCTTACAAAGAAATGTGATGGATTACCGCTTGCACTTGCAGTGTTAGGGGGTTATCTATCAAAGAATCTCAACACACAAGCATGGTCCGATGTACTGTTGGGCTGGCCATCAACCAAAGACACACAGATGATGTGGGGCATAATAGCTCGCAGTTACAAGGACCTACCGAATCATTATTTGAGATCCTGTTTTCTCTATCTTGCTGCTTTTCCTGAGGATTTCATAATATCCGTGTCGGACCTTATAAATTTATGGATAGCAGAAAGCTTGATTCCACATACACCAAAGCATATACTAGAAGAAACAGCACGTAAGTATGTAACTGAGTTGACCCAAAGAAGCTTGGTACAAGTTGTTGAAACAAATGATATTTATGGATGGATTGAGAAGATAAAGATTCATGACATCTTACGTGACTGGTGCATAGAAGAAGCAACACAAGATGGTTTTCTTGATGTCATCGATGAGACTACTAGAG GACAAGATGGTGCACCTTCATCTTATAACCTGATATCCTATCGTTcttcttttcaaaattcgagTGAGCAGATTCTACAAGCATCACCTAATCTCCGAGCTTTGTTTGGCTTTGGACTTTTATCAATATCTTTTCCCAAGCTAAGATTCCTAAGAGTTCTTCATGTTGAGAATGCGAGACTGGAGAATTCCTCAGAAGTAATTGGCGGGTGCGTTCACTTGCGACACCTCGGATTGAGAAGATGTAGAAATGTGGTGATTCCTTCTTCAGTCAGGAAACTCCTTTACTTGCAGACTATAGATCTGGCAGGGGTCTTTCGGCATGAATCAGAAGTATCAAACTCCCTCTGGGATATACCTACTCTAAGGTATATAGATATTCCTAGAATTTCTCTGCCAAGGAGTGTGCAATTTCAAAAAAGCCTACGGGAGCTTCATATGTTCGCTTCTATTTATGAAATTGAAAAAGATCCGATGCCGATCCTGGAGATGCTTCCTTGTCTTGTGATGCTGGGGTTGAATGGTTTTAAAGCTGAAACCATGAGCTTCAAGGCCCAAGGGTTTCCTCGTCTGCAAGAGTTAACACTTGAAATGTGTTCCATTAATTGGAGGATGGAGGTTGGGGCAATGCCGAAGCTATTCCACCTATCATTTAAAAGATGCCCGCAGATGGACGGAATCCCCAAGGGATTGTTGCACCTTCCATCCCTTAGGTCCGTATCACTTCGTGATTTGAGAAAATACTATTTGAGTGACAAGACAGTGAAAGGGCTGAAGCAGAAAGGATGCGAG GTCAAAGAAAGTCGTACTCCGTTCTAA